A stretch of Labrus mixtus chromosome 7, fLabMix1.1, whole genome shotgun sequence DNA encodes these proteins:
- the zhx3a gene encoding zinc fingers and homeoboxes protein 3 gives MASKRKSTVPCMIPSKSKHVREEIILGSLPELLPTIPEDSILSISGEESGHFSHSSSTSESGIEMQKGGTYSCPKCRFESRDLNYFLDHMHNCHLDFRAQPTFYCLNCGVSVVRFEALALHNANAHPKIMEGLTTASLTVNQRDGVTTVEQSLFEDNRGDYRESGISLTKTPIAKMMKAKGEHKKIVVSHTVEVRKKDNGKDIDPSMLTNVPELQNGVPSVSGAPAMPRTTVTHVIKTTVPNQVFHQHTPSLYSPPSIDSNKDLPKVMIPLSSIPTYDAAMDTSSFLKTSFGKFPYPTKAELCYLTVVSEFPEEQIKLWFTAQRLKQGISWSPEEIEEARRKMFNTVFQGGAPQKQPPTQRHVNHIVTHHTVTANPGSKGPNFQMAKVPYGSLKTRPGGVLTTQASLSTNPNVTRVSYSTPIVPQKFPSAIRTTKVPTKNAQPTVEPDKTNGLSLDIAGSSGCVSSTSSSRSSSSSSSCSSSSSISSYSSSNNGVETFTRKPVQNSSPTNSIKSITACSTNISNNDEHCVADTNGRPNGKSNSVPIGLGDSNSTKSQVIIDNTSKFSTPSHNSGITSTQEQTHATKSDDEQNNYIYKTNISSISNEYPSSTCNDSVPYLNHASKSPTESTSTTVITKSSSLILDERKGNKDFPMKGMSILQQLIKDDDPYARDRSCPELKVDPIKISFKRLKMNEPETTSEIVHDENKSEIAEVSASQPSFSPPWGNKTPQQLHILRQVFSNTRWPSSQQYEDLSGQTGLPKSEVVRWFSDSRYSHKNGQLKWLENYQRPSTDSEEVRGHGDVEVESPKDSPVAKKKLVEKDLNRHLKGEDGLNSGQRVVWQGSYSPLLDLMGPGENNDQGHAEDSAQPGVLQDPWSERAEDNQQPVASQSLIEQQADANQARDRLRMELLEV, from the exons ATGGCTAGCAAGAGGAAATCCACTGTACCCTGCATGATACCATCAAAATCCAAACATGTGCGTGAGGAAATCATTCTGGGCTCACTACCAGAGCTCCTACCAACAATCCCAGAAGATAGCATACTCAGCATCTCTGGAGAGGAGTCTGGCCATTTCTCTCACAGCTCCTCCACATCAGAAAGTGGCATTGAGATGCAGAAAGGAGGTACATACAGCTGTCCAAAGTGCCGTTTTGAGTCCAGAGATCTAAACTACTTTTTGGATCACATGCACAATTGCCATTTAGACTTCAGGGCCCAGCCCACCTTCTACTGCCTGAACTGTGGGGTGTCAGTTGTTCGCTTTGAGGCACTAGCTCTGCATAACGCTAATGCCCATCCTAAGATAATGGAGGGCTTGACCACTGCCTCCCTAACTGTCAACCAGAGGGATGGAGTAACAACTGTGGAGCAAAGCCTCTTTGAGGACAACAGAGGAGATTACAGAGAATCTGGGATCTCCCTCACCAAAACACCAATTGCAAAGATGATGAAAGCCAAGGGGGAGCACAAAAAGATTGTGGTTTCTCATACTGTTGAGGTAcgaaaaaaagacaatggaaAGGATATAGACCCCAGCATGCTGACTAATGTGCCTGAACTCCAAAACGGGGTTCCCAGTGTTTCTGGAGCCCCAGCTATGCCGAGGACCACTGTCACTCATGTGATTAAGACGACAGTGCCCAACCAAGTCTTTCACCAGCACACTCCTTCCCTTTACTCTCCCCCTTCCATTGATTCCAATAAAGACCTTCCAAAGGTGATGATCCCTCTCAGCAGCATCCCTACCTACGATGCTGCTATGGACACCAGCAGCTTTCTCAAGACATCCTTTGGCAAGTTCCCCTACCCAACCAAAGCTGAACTCTGCTACCTAACAGTGGTCTCAGAGTTCCCAGAGGAGCAGATCAAACTGTGGTTTACTGCCCAAAGGCTCAAGCAGGGCATAAGCTGGTCACCTGAAGAGATTGAGGAGGCCAGAAGGAAGATGTTCAACACTGTGTTCCAAGGTGGAGCACCTCAAAAGCAACCTCCTACACAACGGCACGTCAATCACATTGTAACCCACCACACTGTAACTGCTAATCCAGGCTCAAAAGGACCAAACTTTCAAATGGCCAAAGTACCATACGGCAGTTTGAAAACCAGGCCTGGTGGAGTCCTAACCACACAGGCAAGCTTGTCAACCAATCCCAATGTCACTAGGGTCTCATATTCTACTCCAATTGTTCCCCAAAAGTTTCCATCTGCAATCAGAACAACAAAGGTACCCACCAAGAATGCCCAACCCACTGTGGAGCCAGACAAGACCAATGGCCTCAGCCTGGACATTGCTGGAAGCAGCGGATGTGTTAGTAGCACCAGCAGCAGTCgaagcagcagtagcagcagtagttgcagtagcagcagcagcatcagcagctaTTCCAGCAGTAATAATGGTGTTGAGACGTTCACCAGGAAACCAGTTCAAAACAGCAGCCCAACCAACAGCATTAAGAGCATCACCGCTTGCTCTACAAACATTAGCAACAATGATGAGCACTGTGTTGCTGACACAAATGGAAGACCAAATGGTAAAAGTAACAGTGTACCAATTGGGTTGGGAGATTCAAACAGTACCAAGAGTCAAGTGATCATTGATAATACCAGCAAATTCAGCACCCCTAGTCACAACAGTGGCATCACTAGTACACAAGAACAGACCCATGCCACAAAGAGTGACGATGAACAAAACAACTACATTTACAAGACCAATATCAGCAGTATTAGCAATGAGTACCCCAGTTCTACTTGTAATGACAGTGTCCCTTACCTGAACCATGCCAGCAAATCCCCAACTGAAAGCACCAGCACCACTGTCATTACAAAAAGCAGCTCATTAATTTTAGATGAGCGTAAAGGTAACAAGGACTTTCCCATGAAAGGTATGTCAATCCTACAACAACTCATCAAGGATGATGACCCATATGCAAGGGACAGAAGCTGTCCAGAGCTGAAAGTTGACCCAATTAAGATCAGTTTCAAGAGGCTGAAGATGAATGAACCAGAGACTACATCTGAGATTGTGCATGACGAAAATAAGTCTGAAATAGCTGAAGTGTCTGCTTCTCAACCATCTTTCTCACCGCCTTGGGGTAACAAGACTCCTCAGCAGCTACACATCCTCAGACAGGTTTTCTCCAACACCCGCTGGCCAAGCAGTCAGCAGTACGAGGACTTGAGCGGCCAGACAGGCCTTCCTAAGTCAGAAGTGGTGCGTTGGTTCAGCGACAGCCGGTACAGCCACAAGAACGGGCAGCTAAAGTGGCTGGAGAACTATCAACGACCATCCACAGATTCAGAGGAAGTAAGGGGCCACGGAGATGTTGAAGTTGAGTCACCAAAGGACTCTCCAGTGGCAAAAAAGAAACTTGTTGAGAAAGACTTGAACAGGCACCTTAAAGGAGAAGATGGACTTAACTCAGGGCAGCGGGTTGTGTGGCAAGGTTCATACTCACCGCTGCTGGATCTGATGGGGCCCGGGGAGAACAACGACCAAGGCCATGCTGAGGATTCAGCACAGCCAGGAGTCCTGCAGGATCCATggtcagagagagcagaggacaaCCAGCAGCCAGTGGCCAGTCAGTCACTCATTGAACAGCAGGCTGATGCCAATCAGGCGAG GGATCGCCTAAGGATGGAGCTGCTGGAGGTGTGA
- the top1a gene encoding DNA topoisomerase I, like produces MSGDHSHSEDQVDSGSRFNDSHKHKDKYKDKEHKHKDHKKDKEREKSKHGNGDHKESSDKKHRDKEKLKHKDGSTDKYKDKHKEKRKEEKMKSLDGKVKKEKENGFASPPHVKSEPEENFYHSPQLEKSLKRERDDDNESEFKPKKIKVENDKKAKKRKPNEDIKSKKTKNKKGEVADGKKKAKKEPEEKWKWWEEERYTDGSKWKFLEHKGPVFAPPYEPLPSNVKFYYDGKHMKLSPEAEEVATFFAKMLDHEYTTKDIFRKNFFKDWKKEMSSEEKGKITDLKKCNFTEMSDYFKAQSEARKAMTKEDKLKIKEENERLLQEYGFCIMDNHRERIANFRIEPPGLFRGRGDHPKMGMLKRRIRPKDIIINCSKDSKHPEPPPGTKWKEVRHDNKVTWLVSWTENIQGSIKYIMLNPSSRIKGEKDWQKYETARRLKKCVDRIRTQYREDWKSKEMRIRQRAVALYFIDKLALRAGNEKEEGETADTVGCCSVRVEHIKLYPENDGQEFVVEFDFLGKDSIRYYNKVPVEKRVFKNLQLFMENKEPDDDLFDRLNTSVLNKHLQELMDGLTAKVFRTYNASITLQQQLKALTNADENVTAKILSYNRANRAVAILCNHQRAPPKTFEKSMQNLQTKIDAKRDQLSDAKRELKSSKADAKVRRDERSKKTVETKKKAVERLEDQLMKLEVQATDREENKQIALGTSKLNYLDPRISVAWCKKWGIPVEKIYNKTQREKFAWAIDMAEEDYEF; encoded by the exons ATGAGTGGGGATCATTCCCACAGTGAGGACCAG GTTGACTCAGGATCGCGTTTTAATG ACTCTCACAAGCATAAAGACAAGTACAAAGACAAGGAACACAAACATAAGGACCACAAGAAGGACAAGGAGCGAGAGAAATCAAAGCATGGTAACGG TGATCACAAGGAGTCCtctgacaaaaaacacagggacaaGGAGAAGCTGAAGCACAAAGATGGCAGCACAGACAAATACAAGGACAAGCacaaggagaagaggaaggaggagaag ATGAAGTCCCTTGATGGTaaagtgaaaaaggaaaaagagaatgGCTTCGCCAG CCCTCCACATGTGAAGTCTGAGCCTGAAGAGAATTTTTACCACTCTCCCCAACTTGAGAAGTCTCTGAAAAGAGAACGGGATGATGACAATGA GTCTGAATTCAAgcccaaaaaaataaaggttgaaaatgACAAGAAGGCCAAGAAAAGGAAACCGAATGAG GACATAAAgtccaaaaagacaaaaaacaaaaaaggagaagTCGCTGATGGAAAAAAGAAAGCGAAGAAAGAGCCAGAAGAGAAGTGGAAATG GTGGGAAGAAGAGAGATACACAGATGGCTCCAAATGGAAGTTTCTGGAACACAAAGGTCCTGTGTTTGCTCCTCCTTATGAACCTCTGCCCAGCAATGTCAAATTTTACTATGATG gtaagcACATGAAGCTCAGTCCAGAAGCAGAAGAGGTGGCAACATTCTTCGCCAAAATGCTCGACCACGAGTACACAACGAAGGACATCTTCCGCAAAAACTTCTTCAAAGATTGGAAGAAG GAAATGTCATCAGAAGAGAAGGGGAAGATCACAGACCTGAAGAAGTGCAATTTCACTGAGATGAGTGACTACTTCAAGGCGCAATCTGAAGCCAGGAAGGCCATGACAAAGGAGGACAAACTG aaaatcaagGAGGAGAATGAGCGCTTGCTGCAGGAGTATGGCTTCTGCATCATGGACAACCACAGGGAACGTATTGCTAACTTTCGCATTGAGCCCCCAGGCCTGTTCCGGGGCCGTGGAGACCATCCTAAGATGGGAATGCTTAAGCGGCGCATCAGGCCTAAAGACATCATCATCAACTGCAGCAA GGACTCCAAGCACCCTGAGCCTCCTCCAGGCACAAAGTGGAAAGAGGTTCGTCATGACAACAAGGTGACTTGGCTGGTGTCGTGGACTGAGAACATTCAAGGCTCCATTAAGTACATCATGCTGAACCCCAGCTCCCGGATCAAG GGAGAGAAGGATTGGCAGAAATATGAAACCGCTCGTagactgaagaaatgtgttGACCGCATCAGAACCCAATATCGCGAGGACTGGAAGTCTAAGGAGATGCGGATCAGACAGCGGGCTGTGGCTCTCTACTTCATCGACAAG CTCGCTTTGAGAGCGGGTAatgagaaggaggaaggagagactGCAGACACTGTGGGCTGCTGCTCTGTAAGAGTCGAACACATCAAACTCTATCCAGAAAACGACGGTCAGGAGTTTGTGGTGGAATTTGACTTCCTTGGTAAAGACTCCATCCGCTACTACAACAAAGTACCTGTGGAGAAAAGG GTATTCAAGAATCTTCAGCTGTTTATGGAGAACAAGGAGCCTGATGACGACCTGTTTGACCGCCTGAAT ACTTCTGTTCTGAACAAACATCTTCAGGAGCTGATGGACGGACTGACTGCCAAAGTTTTCCGTACCTACAACGCTTCAATCACCCTGCAACAGCAGCTGAAGGCGCTCACAAACG CGGATGAAAACGTTACGGCCAAGATCTTGTCCTACAACAGGGCTAACAGGGCTGTGGCCATCCTGTGTAACCATCAGAGGGCTCCACCCAAGACCTTTGAGAAGTCCATGCAGAACCTGCAGACTAAG ATTGATGCAAAAAGGGACCAGCTCTCAGATGCCAAGAGAGAACTGAAAAGCTCCAAGGCAGATGCTAAAGTACGAAGAGATGAAAGATCCAAAAA GACTGTGGAGACTAAGAAGAAGGCCGTTGAGAGGCTAGAGGACCAGCTTATGAAGCTGGAGGTGCAGGCAACTGATCGTGAAGAGAACAAGCAAATTGCACTTGGCACTTCCAAGCTTAACTATCTGGACCCTCGCATCTCTGTGGCTTG GTGTAAGAAGTGGGGCATCCCTGTGGAGAAGATCTACAACAAAACGCAGCGTGAGAAGTTTGCCTGGGCCATCGATATGGCAGAGGAGGACTATGAATTTTAA